The Rosa rugosa chromosome 3, drRosRugo1.1, whole genome shotgun sequence sequence CTCCAGGATCATCACAAGCTCGTCAAGGCACCACCCGGAAGACGCGTAGTCTTTTGAAAGCACAATGACAGAACACCGTGACTGTTGGATGGCTTTCTGCAATTCTGGCTTGATTTCTTCTCCTCTCTCAATCTCCTCATCATCTCGAAAAATTCTTAAACCTGCGTTGACAAAAGCTGTATAGAGGTGGTCGGTAAAAGTCTTGCGGGTATCTTCACCCCTGAAACTCAAAAAGACGTGATAAGTCCATGCCGAAGTAGTATTGGAAGATGAGGGATCAGCCATGAATAACCGAGTGTAAACTGCAAATTAAGACGATGATGAATAAGTGATGTACATATACAAGTCATGAATGATATCAAATCACTTGGTTGGTGTATTTCGTAGAAATTAGGGCCCATAGATTTAATAGttaaaaaatgaaaatctaGAAAACAGAGTTTCAGAcctaaaataatataaattaacAAATTCTTCCAACAAACTTCATTGACGCGTTTAGGGCCCAACATGGGCGGTGTTGACCTGACGATGAAGGCTAGCTATGAAGGGATAATGTATTGATTACAGTATCATTCCATTGTTTTTTTCAGTTGGTAAATGGTTGCCACGTTCCTCCACCTCCCaagtccaaagtccaaaccgcttttttattcttcttttctttctatttgttAGTTTTCGATAACAGTCAACCGAGAAGCAACAAAGAAACTCTGTGGGACGTGCTAGCTAGAACCATCTTACATTTTATTTCCAACTCTCGATCTTTTCCTTCAGCTAGCATATTTAAAAGATTCAGCGGGATAATGGAAGCAAGCGTTGTGTTGCCATGAAATTTCTGTTTCTGTCGTACCTTCCCTACATACGTAAGACTGCAGAAGAGCACAAGGTTGACAAAGTCAACATTCCCATCTCAGCTTGAAAGCTGTTGGAAAACTTCTTTGTCACTCTCGATCTGATTGATTCACAGGAATTTGTTAGAGCTTAGCCAATTGTAAGCTGGATTAGCTAATTAGGAGAGGCACTGCGGCACTGCCTATATAATCTGGAATTAAAGCAATGTAAGCACCAGCCATTCATTG is a genomic window containing:
- the LOC133735423 gene encoding toll/interleukin-1 receptor-like protein, translating into MADPSSSNTTSAWTYHVFLSFRGEDTRKTFTDHLYTAFVNAGLRIFRDDEEIERGEEIKPELQKAIQQSRCSVIVLSKDYASSGWCLDELVMILERKKISDHVVLPVFYDIEPSDVRNQTGSVAYAFARHEKKKESLKYAVERWRAALREVADLTGMVLQNEADGIDSLHQL